DNA sequence from the Ruminococcus albus 7 = DSM 20455 genome:
GACCATTGGTCAGATATCACATGAGGACATGAAAAAACTCAACAATGGTATCTACCGCTATGCCGATCACGAATTCAAGGTCTACAGTAATTCCAGAATTATCGCAAATATTGACGGTGTCGGAAATGTGGATGATATATCGCAGGAGGTCATAACTCTGGAGTTCGATCCCGAAACACGTATGATATACCGTGATCTCATCTGTGATGACGAATCCGAATTGCCTATGATGTACTATATTTTCAGAAAAAACGGCAGGTTTGTAGCGGAATGTCCTGCTAATAACGATACCGATTGTTATGTATCGGGTGCATACAATAGCAATTTGGAGATATGGATAGAAGCACGCGACCTTGTACGCGACAAGACGGTCCGTGTCAGTAATGTCATCACCTGTGAACATACCGAACACATTGAGGAATAATAGTACTCGGAAGTCTGTGAATAAAATGTTAACCAAGGCTAACAACAAAGCTTGCCATATACCCTATATCCGACAGGATATATAGGTCAATGAAAAATATACATCAAATCGGAATAAGTAAAAAACAACGTATTTACTGACTATTTCTTACATTCACAGGTGAAATGCGGAAGAGGGAAAACAATTAGTGAAGACTAACTGTTGAATTAGTTAGTTGTAACTAATCGTTTATTAATATTTCATTAAATTTTCATAAAAGCCCTTGACTATTTGTGAAAATGTGCTATTATAGAATACGGAGAGAACGAACCGCATCAGCGGTCAGTATCTCTTTCAAGGACTATAAGGAGGTATTTTACTATGGCTTATAAGATTAGTGACGATTGCATCGGTTGCGGCGCTTGCGCTGCTGAGTGCCCTGTAGGTGCTATTTCCGAGGGTGACGGCAAGTACGTTATCGACGCTTCTGC
Encoded proteins:
- a CDS encoding DUF362 domain-containing protein, producing the protein MAYKISDDCIGCGACAAECPVGAISEGDGKYVIDASACLDCGACAGTCPVGAPQAE